Proteins encoded in a region of the Solanum dulcamara chromosome 9, daSolDulc1.2, whole genome shotgun sequence genome:
- the LOC129903939 gene encoding probable WRKY transcription factor 7 translates to MAVELMTSGYRSDNFSSKMEETAVQEAAAAGLQSVEKLIRLLSQSHQQQHQQKSNFQGSSVSADYQAVADTAVNKFKKFISLLDKNRTGHARFRRGPITSPPPPKPQQNKLQSQQPIKNQSPQIEEIEKPTKVYCPTPIQRLPPLPHNHLQLVKNGSNERKEASTTINFASASPATSFMSSLTGESESLQQSLSSGFQITNLSQVSSAGRPPLSTSSFKRKCSSMDDTALKCNSAGGSSGRCHCPKKRKSRVKREVRVPAISMKMADIPPDDYSWRKYGQKPIKGSPHPRGYYKCSSVRGCPARKHVERALDDPAMLIVTYEGEHNHSHSITETPAAHVLESS, encoded by the exons ATGGCTGTAGAGTTAATGACCAGTGGTTATAGAAGCgataatttttcatcaaaaatggaGGAAACCGCCGTTCAAGAAGCTGCCGCCGCCGGCCTTCAAAGCGTTGAGAAATTAATCCGATTGCTATCTCAATcccatcaacaacaacatcaacaaaagTCGAATTTTCAAGGTTCGTCTGTTTCTGCAGATTATCAAGCTGTAGCTGATACTGCTGtaaacaaattcaaaaagttCATTTCTTTACTCGACAAAAACAGAACTGGTCATGCCAGATTCCGTCGAGGACCAATTACTTCTCCTCCACCACCAAAACCCCAGCAAAACAAGCTTCAATCACAACAACCCATTAAGAATCAGAGCCCCCAAATAGAAGAAATCGAAAAGCCTACCAAAGTCTACTGTCCGACCCCAATTCAAAGATTGCCTCCGTTACCACATAACCATCTTCAATTAGTGAAAAATGGGTCGAATGAGAGGAAAGAAGCATCAACCACCATCAATTTTGCTTCTGCATCGCCGGCGACTTCGTTCATGTCATCGTTAACAGGGGAATCAGAGAGTTTGCAGCAGTCTTTATCTTCTGGGTTTCAAATAACAAATCTTTCTCAGGTTTCATCCGCCGGCCGGCCACCTCTTTCTACTTCTTCATTCAAAAGAAAGTGTAGTTCCATGGACGATACTGCCCTCAAGTGCAACAGCGCCGGTGGGTCCTCCGGCCGTTGCCACTGTCcaaagaaaag GAAATCAAGAGTGAAAAGAGAAGTTAGAGTCCCTGCTATTAGCATGAAAATGGCTGATATTCCACCTGATGATTATTCTTGGAGAAAATATGGTCAAAAACCCATTAAGGGTTCTCCTCATCCTAG GGGATATTACAAATGTAGCAGTGTACGAGGATGTCCAGCACGTAAACATGTTGAAAGAGCATTAGATGATCCAGCTATGTTGATTGTTACATATGAAGGAGAACACAATCATTCCCATTCCATTACAGAAACACCAGCAGCTCATGTTCTTGAATCTTCTTAA